From Pontibacter actiniarum, a single genomic window includes:
- a CDS encoding DUF4843 domain-containing protein, producing MKNAKTILSAALLVAMLFTSCTKEEIMPFQAEPAVHFASESVEYTFLGNPEGAYVQEVDVTVLGNKAAYDRQVNVEVMSDSLTTASPGQYELLGGVVKAGEFTGKLRVKLFNSEQLDTVKVMLHLRIAESEDFRKGNRESVDMTLAWTNKVIVPSWSYYRYFFTAKASTAAYRAIVEATGVTTFTASDYRALGATGAQALGTKFGDYVKQWNLDNPGNPLRHDDGELAGEEIVPMYYTHSKFD from the coding sequence ATGAAAAATGCTAAAACTATACTTTCGGCGGCTCTGCTGGTAGCAATGCTGTTTACCTCCTGCACGAAAGAAGAAATAATGCCATTCCAGGCTGAGCCTGCCGTGCACTTTGCCAGTGAGTCTGTGGAGTATACTTTCCTGGGCAATCCTGAGGGAGCGTACGTGCAGGAGGTGGACGTGACAGTTCTGGGTAACAAAGCTGCCTACGACCGCCAGGTGAACGTCGAAGTCATGAGCGATTCCCTAACAACAGCAAGCCCAGGGCAATATGAGCTGTTGGGTGGGGTGGTAAAAGCTGGCGAGTTTACAGGCAAACTGCGGGTAAAGCTATTCAATTCGGAGCAGCTCGACACTGTTAAGGTTATGCTGCACCTGCGCATCGCTGAGTCCGAAGACTTCAGGAAAGGCAACCGCGAATCTGTTGATATGACTCTGGCTTGGACGAACAAGGTGATTGTGCCCTCCTGGTCCTATTACCGCTACTTTTTTACGGCCAAGGCGAGCACCGCTGCCTACCGTGCCATTGTAGAGGCCACCGGTGTCACCACGTTTACAGCAAGCGACTACCGGGCGCTAGGCGCTACAGGCGCACAGGCGCTGGGCACGAAGTTCGGAGACTACGTGAAGCAATGGAATCTGGACAACCCGGGTAATCCCCTTCGCCACGATGACGGCGAGCTAGCCGGAGAGGAGATTGTGCCGATGTATTACACGCACTCAAAATTTGACTAA
- a CDS encoding RagB/SusD family nutrient uptake outer membrane protein — MLRKVTKTLAGLCLLLTVSSCDNWLEVTPKTQIRAGDQFKTEAGFRDALMGAYIGMTAPELYARDMTWNMVDLLSQQYAPLPSLAGYAELQQYRYKATRVVPKLDAVWNKTYNIIANINNALHYLEVNKELLNPISHDIIKGELLGLRAFLHFDLMRLYGYGDLANRPEVGAKPAIPYVTEFDKEITPQLTYAQTFELLAQDIRTALELLQADPIYPNAGRPPGYYAEINRDGFFDHREQRMNYYAVKALQARMLLWQGGADRLEAAKLAAEEVINSNAAALISAESYPASSDPILYPEVLFSLNVYALADVVNRYLDADKPTNYDALFLTSTAANEIYETSNVNVGVADIRFNTLLDQQTSGYVPVKLLQNKNTYLNNVPLMKLPEMYYIAAEYYANNGQPGTAIQYLNSVRKSRGILEGIPEAADAEAVKAELFKEYRKEFVSEGQLFFYYKRKGLTKLPGLSEETVVGDNIYLIPYPDSEIEFGNRVQ; from the coding sequence ATGCTACGAAAAGTAACAAAGACCTTAGCTGGGCTATGCCTCTTGCTTACGGTATCGTCCTGTGATAACTGGTTGGAAGTAACTCCCAAAACACAGATCAGGGCCGGAGACCAGTTTAAAACAGAGGCTGGTTTCAGGGATGCCTTAATGGGAGCCTACATCGGAATGACCGCACCGGAGCTGTATGCCAGGGATATGACCTGGAACATGGTGGACCTACTAAGCCAGCAATATGCGCCGCTGCCCAGCTTGGCCGGTTATGCAGAGCTGCAACAGTACCGCTATAAGGCTACCCGCGTTGTGCCAAAGCTGGACGCTGTTTGGAATAAGACCTACAACATCATCGCTAACATCAACAACGCGCTACATTACCTGGAGGTGAATAAAGAGCTACTAAACCCGATCAGCCATGATATCATAAAAGGTGAGTTACTGGGGCTGAGAGCCTTTCTTCACTTCGACCTAATGCGTCTATATGGGTACGGTGACTTAGCCAACCGACCTGAAGTTGGCGCCAAGCCAGCGATACCGTATGTTACTGAGTTTGATAAGGAGATAACGCCGCAGCTTACGTATGCCCAGACGTTTGAGCTGCTGGCGCAGGATATCCGTACCGCACTGGAGCTGCTGCAGGCCGACCCCATTTACCCGAACGCTGGCAGACCACCGGGATACTATGCGGAAATCAACCGCGACGGCTTCTTTGACCACCGGGAGCAGCGCATGAACTACTATGCCGTAAAAGCCCTGCAAGCCCGCATGCTGCTGTGGCAGGGTGGCGCTGATAGACTAGAGGCCGCTAAACTTGCGGCTGAAGAAGTAATTAACAGTAACGCGGCCGCGCTGATTTCTGCGGAAAGCTATCCGGCAAGCAGTGATCCGATCCTTTACCCGGAGGTGCTCTTTAGCCTGAATGTGTATGCCCTTGCCGATGTGGTGAACCGTTACTTGGATGCAGATAAGCCGACCAACTACGATGCGCTGTTCCTGACGTCCACGGCTGCCAACGAAATCTACGAAACCAGCAATGTAAACGTTGGCGTGGCCGATATCAGGTTTAACACATTGCTTGATCAGCAAACCAGCGGCTACGTGCCTGTTAAGCTTTTGCAGAACAAGAACACCTACCTAAACAATGTACCGCTTATGAAGCTGCCGGAGATGTACTACATCGCCGCAGAATACTATGCCAACAACGGCCAGCCGGGCACAGCCATACAGTACTTAAACTCGGTACGCAAGAGCCGCGGCATTTTAGAGGGAATTCCGGAAGCAGCTGATGCGGAGGCGGTGAAAGCCGAGCTCTTTAAAGAGTACCGCAAAGAGTTTGTGAGCGAAGGGCAGCTGTTTTTCTACTACAAACGCAAGGGGCTAACCAAGCTTCCGGGGCTTTCCGAAGAAACCGTGGTCGGCGATAACATTTACCTGATCCCTTACCCGGATAGTGAGATCGAGTTTGGCAACCGTGTTCAATAA